The sequence GACCTGTGAGGGAGGGTGTTCCTTTGCTCTACATTGGAGAACTATACGGATGCTTGTGCCTTCCAAGAGCAGTAGCAGCTCTATTCAAATATGTTTGTAAATAGCTTTAAAGACCTAAACATtggataaataaatgagtaatcCAGGATTGCTCCTGGGTCAGTCATTACTCATGAGTTTGgttttttcttccaaaagaaCCAAAAGTCAGACACTACCTGGTTAAACATCTTGTGCCATGTGATGATCTCCTCATGAAGAGAAAACTTTTTTTCTGGTAAGGCCCATGAATCAATCCTTCCTACTTTCACCCTTGAGAAAGACCTATTCGGGAAAGTAATCCAGTTTATAATATCAAATCTGCTTTCTAATTCACCTCGCTCATCCAGAGAAACCTgatccccagcactgttgttgaaagTGATTCTCCTCAAGAAGGGATGAAGCTATAATcaaagaggaataataataataattcatgctTTACTCAATTTTCTTTGTTCATTGTCATATAAAATACTGCTATCTTACATTTTCTATCTAAGAGTTAGCCTAACAGTAACGTTAAAAAAGATAGAGCATATTCAAACTATAAAAAACATAAGCAGATATATCAATACAAACCAGAAGCAGCACTATAAAAAGAGGCCTATCAAGGGTGACAACTATGATTCAAATATCAAATGAAGAAGAAGCACTGTCATTTATCATCTTAACTTGAGCAGAGAAGGGGTAATGTGAGGCTTCACTTGAGAAGAAGTTCTACAGATTAGACATCCCCACAAAGAAGGCATTGCTTTGGAAATCTACCCACTGCATTTCAGATGATGAGAAAATACACAGCACTGCTTACACAAATGACCTGAATGGATAGGCAGGTTCAGACAAGAGATGGTGATACCTAATGCTGTCTTGGTAGATCTCTTGTTTTACTGATGCCTGTAGTCACCAATTAGGCCGGTAACCAGTTGGGCTCAAGTACATAGTCTGACAGCACACAATGCAGCCACCATCCTAAAGGTGAACAAATATATTCAGTACCTAGATGGGAAACTACTTGTCAATCCCTTCTTAGTTTATGCGACtttcatgatggaagaaaggcaggatatgactAAAGAAGTAAGCAAATAAACATAAGTACACATCTGTGTTCTTTTCTATTGAGGATAAACAAATCATCCTTGATCATGCCTTTGTTGAGAGAGGCAATGCCAtcaatttgtatttatttatctttcataaaataaaaaacccacttGTCACCATCtaggtctcaaagcagcttagaatgggaaaaaatgcaatatacaacatgtaaaacataaataaaacttaACAAATGAAAAAACCTCAGAAATTAAAAGTCtcaaaaatgtgaactgaactaactctctctctatatatatatatataaaaaacatcagggaagcattcttaatccaaaggCATCCTGAAATGAAATTGTTTTAATCATGCATCTTAAAATCAGTGGGGATGGTCCCTGTCTAACTTCTTGTATGAGCAGGTTTCCATCAAGTTGGACCCACAAAACTGAAGACAGAACTCCTTGTTGACATAGGTCATGCTTCAAGCCCATTATTTTAGGAGACTATAATAAAAGAAAGATGTGGGTTCATTCATTCTCCAGAAACAATAAATGTCTGCCCATGTGCTACTCCAACAGAGTGACAGGAAATGTGTGCATTCCTGCACTacatatatattttcatccaataAGAAGAATAGCTGAGAGGTTAGAGCTGGAAATGTTCAATTTTCTGTACCTCATCGTCACAGGTCATATTTGGACTTAAAGGTGCTTTGTGATTGTAGAGATGTTTTGGTTATGAGGTAATACCTGCCATGGTTGTGGGGTTGGAAGTGCTGTCACCCCTCTTTTCTTGTGATTCAATGAGTACATAGCATGTAAAGCATGGGCTATCACATAAACAGCATTGTATATACTATAGCTTTGAgaagtcatgctcatttcaaaaaatggtcCAGAAAGGCTGTCTAGCTTTTCCTTCCCTGTGCAAATTCCATCGCTTTCTGCAGCCACTTGAGAATCTGAAAGTAAGCAGTCAAAAGCCTGCTGCCAGAAGTCCTTTATAAAACCATCTTGATTCAGTGAATGAGGATTTAATGTCTTAAGGAAATTTTGAAAGTCCTCTAGCTGATTGGTGTGAACTGCAAAAGACAAGGCTCCCTGAAAGATATCTATACTCCAGCTCCTGTGAAACTGTACTGCTGGAAAGTCCCATTGGGCTGTCATGATCCACACTCTGCCAAGGGACGTCTCGGCCATATTATCTCTTTCCACTTGATACAATAAATATATCAAACGCAATATAGACATAGTTTCTGAAAACACAATAATTGTTTTCACTTTAGTGTCGTTAACAAGGCAAAGCCTATCCGCTTCCACTTGGTACCTATCCATTAATTGAGAAAAGTCTGTCAGGGCTGGTGTTCTATCAGTGAAACCCAAGCAGATGCCATTCTGGGAGAGTTTGGGTATCAAGAGCTGTACAAAACTTTCGCCTTTGTCATCATCTGATGTGAAAATTCCAACCCAAGTCCACTGGAAATGCAGAAGTAGTTTGACAATTCCCAAGTACTGATTCTCTTCATTGGGGACCACCCGATAGAGGAAAGGGAACTGGTTTGTAGCACTCAGAGAAGGACCAAACAGGAAATAAGAGAGCTACAAAAAGAAATGTATTGTTGAAACCAAGTCAAATATTGTGAACTTTCAGAAAGGTTGAAAGGAGAGAATAATGTTTCGTCCTctcttcatccatttcctcatatTTTTTTCACTAGAATTTCGAACTAGTTTTTCTGCATTTTCTGGTGCTATTAGTACCAGACTCCCTATCTTACAATGCTGAGCAAACACAGGGGTGAGTGACACTATGCCTTGAGAGCAAAGATGTAGTTTGTAATGATGTAGTTTATGCCATAACAATATACCTCCTCTTTTCTTAAGCATTTTTCTATATACTCTATCTGCAAAATATCACATGCTTCGCATACATAGCCCACCTGAGGAATCTTATAGTTGCTTAAGATGGTGGTCATGTAAAGAGAGGTTTCAGACTCAAGTCCCCCAATAGCAGCTATCAGATTCTTCTGTTTGTCACAGTTGTAGTTGGGGACCATCCTTTTCACTTGAAAGAGAAGATTTAGGGTAGTCTGGTAAGTTATCTTTTCATTGaagtagctgtcatagatgtggaatcccAGTGTAACATTTGGCAAGATCctgggattctcattgatctctttGACTGCAAACACCAAAGCCAGGACATGCTGGTAGTTTTTTATCACTACGCTGCAATCAGAACATAGGCCATATAACATGAATATCTGAGCTATCATGAATCCACAAGTCCACACTGTTCTTGCAGAGACATCTGTTTTTCTTCATgacatatcttttttaaaaaattaacatagAGAGGTAGGCATTCTGTTCATTTTCTGAAGCTCTGTCCACATTAAGCAGCACAAAGTTTGTCCAACTTTTGAGAAGGCAGAATTGTCAGTTCTGCCTTCACCTCAAAAGAAATGATGTACATTTATactttagaaacacaattaatTGTTTTAGTCATTTTCTTTTAACATGTTTGCATATTGATAATGCCCTCTTTTAGGTGActaacacaataaataaataatgaaacaaaTATATGAATGGTACTGTTATTATATCAACCCCTTTAATAATCTATGAAAGGATACCATTCACTCTGAAAATTTAGCTTATGCTGTAAAATTACTTTTGGACTGTTAATTTGTCAAAATCATTATGGGTTGTATGAAACTAGATGACTAACCCTAAATTAGAaatgtctattaatttcattgAATCtatttgagtaggactagcactggctaTCTCCTTATATCTGGAACAAAATAAAGAAAGGAGAGTATATGACAGCAGAGACAGACAAACTGATGATAAAATCAAGTGGATATTGTGAAAACCATGGAGAAATGTGTTCTGGCAGAGAAATTGTTGGTGTGTGGAGCTGATAAAAGGGGGATGGCAAACTGAGAAAGGAACTAACTAGTCTCTTAAacatacatgtatgtatgtatgtatgtatgtatgtatgtatatatgtatgtatgtataattaTATATATTGCAAGGATACAGGAAAAGCATATTTTCCTGATATCAAAGAGACATTTCAAACATTATTTACACTTAGGGATTACAAGAACTTTACCCATGGATATCTCACATGGGTAAAGAAAGCCAAAGAATGATGATATACTCAGAACTAAAGAAGATGTTAAGGGTCtcatttcccaagaaaccagagatgTTTTTATTGAGTATAGTAGAGGGGGAAATACCCAAGAAAGTACTTAGCATTTTCCtctatgcaataacagcagccgGAATCATTTATGCCCAAAGGTGGAAGGACAAAAATAGTCCCGCAAAAATAGACTGGCAGAGTAAGCTAAGAGAATTCGCGGAGCTAGCAATGTTAActgcaaagaaaagaaatcagaatgaatCAGATATAAAAGAAGAGTAGGAATACTTTGACAAATATTTAAAGTAATATAACAATCATATAAAATTCCAAGTGGGATTAGATATATGAGCAGCAGTAATATAAGCAGAAGAAGGGTGTTAAATAAGGAGATGCAGCTTAACAAAGACTAAATAAGACCCCACATAGGGATGTGCATAGAAGTCAAAGAATGTAAGATAAACAATGGCAACTGCATAACTCATATACTAAGATAtgtaaaatgcataaataaaatataaataataaataaatgggaatggGATTATTATAGCCTGTCTATAAATGCTTTTATAGGAAACAAGAAATTCCTTACAGGGgttcttcaaaaagcatttcatTGGGATGTTGATCAAAgttcacaaagtcagaaaaggggagagACTGAGACACGATGCTGCCAATGATGAGGTCACCTGACTGATAATAATCATGTGGGATCTGGAGGGGATCACTTATGGTGCAAGTAAAGGGAAGTGCCTTGCAATCAGTTAGGGGAAGAAGCACCGACCATACAAGCAGCAGCCACAGCAACAAAATCAGCATTGCACCACTCAGGGTGCAGCAAAATCCACTCCTCCGATCTAATTCATAAGTGTCCAATCAATTTACAGCAAGTGGTCACTGAGTATTCCAGTTCTGCTAGCCAAAAGTGATACTTTATGGCCTGTAAAACCCTAGCAACCTAGTTCGTCCAATCTGTCACTCCACAGTCTGAAAAAGCCAGGGACATGGCTGCTTATTGTGAGAGTGGTCACTAAAAAAGCCTTGCCATCCTTGGCTAGAAGGCAGATCACCATAATTTTACATAATTGCAGAGATCACAGTTAGATACCCCAAAGCATTCTGCTCACAAGGGACAGAGCAGATGAAGAAAGTGTATCTGTAGGTGTCATCACACATCTTTTTGTTTATTAATTCAGGAGCAACACCTGGGCTTACTGTGATACTGAGCAAGAAAATGGTCCCAGAAGAATTAGGTCTCTGGCGTAAACCATAGAGGAGGGATGAGGAATGCTCTGAAAGTGGTTGGACTCCAGCCACTTTAGCCCCAATCAGTATGGCCTATGCGGCCAATAGTAAGGGAAGACAGGTGctgtagtccattaatgtctgaagggccacaggttttctGTTATTGCCCTAGAGAAAGTGGAAAGACTTGGAGTAGAAATGGATGTACGAATGATGTCTTTTCTCTGTTCCCATGCATAGGCTTACAATTGTGCAGTCTTCTGGCTGCTTGTAATATATATTAAGAAACTTCCTCTGTCATTTTGATATTGCATGAGGGATTTTTATGAGGATTTCATAAATCACATTTTATATTCCAAGGATTATATAATCAAGCATGTGATGGTCCTGTGTACATGGAAACATACCTGTGTGGCCTGCAGTGCAAACATCCTTGCACCATTTATATTCACTACTATCCCTGAATGatttttaactgtggaaaaatCCAAGTTCAAGCAATTTTTAGTTTGTATTCCACACTGTTCTAATGATTATGTTCACCTTGTTGGCATCCCATGTTTCAAGGTGTTACTGGTAATGGTTTAGATCTCAtaagtgccaactccctggggccctgggtgcccaggtacccacaaaattccccatgaaggggccgggcacccacaaatttcggtgccagggccatgcatggcacccacagttacggggccaagctggcacttctTGGATGAATACAATGCAGGCAGTTCTATCTACTGTGACAGCAACTCTCCAAGACTTGTAGGGAAGGTCTCTTTTTAAGCCAAGGCTTTGGGATCTTTTTCATTAAACATGAGCCTTAACCTCTGTGAATTATTTGATCTAATGCAGTTCCTTTAGAAATATCATAATCCTCTCTGCCAATACCAATCATCCAGGCATTATAAATCTGTTCATATCCTCTTCCTGCACAGATGAGGGCATGGGATGGGTGGTGGAAAGTTTCCTTTCTCCATTTCTATTCATCAACTGGGAGACTCAGGTGCTTTTCTCATGCCTGTAACTTTGCTATATAACATCCAATTTACATGGCATTTGTGGAAACCTAAATTTAAAGTGATACTAATCTCAAATAAATCCATAAACGGTTATGCTTATTCACACTCACAAAAAATTCCTCAGATATTTGTTTCATTCTACCTGGgacacgggtagtgctgtgggttaaaccacagagcctaggacttgctgatcagaatgtcggcggttcgaatccctgcgacggggtgagctcccgttgctcggtccctgctcctgccaacctggcagttcgtaagcacatcaaagggcaagtagataaataggtgccgctccagcggaaaggtaaacggcatttccgtacgctgctctggtttgccagaagcagcttagtcatgctggccacatgacccagaagctgtacactggctccctcggccaataaagcgagataagcaccacaaccccagagtcggtcacgactagacctaatggtcaggggtccctttacctttatctgccaTTTCAAGTGTTAAGCAGGTGTTTTAGAAattcagttttttttaaatagataaataaaatgatTGCAAAAGATATATTGAGGAAATATTGCATATATCTATGGAGTTCTGTTATGTGTCCAATGGACCCCTGCTCAACTCAAGTGGAGACAGCCCTGGATCATCAGGAGAAAAAACAGCACAGAATTCCAAACCAGTAAAGAGGAAGTCACATCAATATCTCAAAAGAAATATATGACCCAAGCTACTAACTTCTACTTATTTCTCTTTGTGAGATACTTcttgttgttcagctcaggcttCATGACAataatataacatttaggaaaaaaGATACAGCCCAATAATCCAGCACTAGAggctaagatggagaagatctccacagccaccatgtattttccctttgtgctcaggtaagttggcacaaaagagacccacacactgcaaaacaccaacatgctgaaagtgatgaacttggcttcattaaaagtaCTGGGCAATTCCCTAGCAAGAAAAGCCACAACAAAGCTGACAAGAGCCAGAAACCCCAGGTACCcaagaacagaataaaacatagggacagacccttcattacattcaaCCACAATCTCTTTAGCCAAAGTGTCCATGTCCAAATGTGTGAATGGAGGGGCAGTAAGGAGCCACACAGTACAAAGAGCTCCTTGAATGAcggtgcaggagaaaacaatagaagctgccagtcttttccccacccaattcctcatcctggatcctggccttgtagccatgaatgccaaaatCACTGTGAAAGTTTTTGCCAACACACATGAAACAGCCACGGTGAAGACGATGCCAAAAGCTGTTTGCCTTAGGAGGCAGGTCACTGAATGAGGCCTTCCAAAGAACAGCAAAGAACAGAGGAAGCAAAGCAAGAGGGCGATGAGCAGAGTAAATGTGAGGCCaagattgttggctttgacaatgggagttttCTGGTATTTAATGAATATTGATAGCATCAAAGCTGTGATCACAGCAAATGAAAAGGCCATGAAAGCTAAAGTGATGCTCAACTTTTCATCATAAGACAGAAAGTGTAACATCTTGGGGAGACATCCATCTTGCTCTTCATTTGGATACTGATCTTCTGGGCATTTTATACATTTGTCATTATCTGGGGACAAAACATACAATCACAAATCAATTCAATGAAACTAGCACATAGGCAAATGTCTGAATGAGAAGGAAATCTGGAAAAGCAATGTTCACTATCATGCAGAAAGAGCATTCCACATGCGTATGTGGTGTTAAGgttataaaattacaataaacatATATAAAGTTTAACATTACAAACTCTATTATCCAAATTCACACAAACTTAACTGAGCCATGGAGGTCAAGAGGAAATGATGCGCATATGACAACATGGTTGATACTTGCCTTTTGGGTTAGAAATCTTCCCTTGTGCACATGCATCACAATCGTAGCAACAGAatggctccccctccttcttttttctcaCAAACCCTGGATGACACATATTATTACACACAGAAGAAGGTGGTATCTATTCAGAAATGCAAGCAAAGAAATGGCTAGTACATTTAAGGGTGTGCATCGATAGGGGTGTTCTGAATGAGATTTTCACATGTCCAAATTAAAGGTGTCTTGAATTGGATCATGAACTCTCTATTCTGGTAATAGGGTGCCAAAAATTGCCACCCTTTTAAACAAATGCTGCATCCCCTGCCCATGGGTATATTTTACATTTGGTTTTACCATCACTGTTATCTCCTTACAGGAGGAACATAGGAGGGAAGCAAAGGAGACTGCCCTCTACTTTGATCCAATTGTCTCAATATTGTTTTATGACTCTTCTCCAGGGAGAGATTTATTCCAGCACAAAGAGGCTGTCTTCCCAAAACTCCATGACGTACTCAGAAAAAGCAGTTGTATCAATGATTCTTGGAATAACAGGGTTTTCACTGGGAGATGACATTTCCCCACCCAACACTTTAATAGGGATCAATGACCTCTTTTGACCACCACCCCTTCCCATATGGGATTCAGTATCTCTCTTTAATGGAGAACAGGCTGTATCTGCAAAACACAGATACACAATTAATTTTTTAGCTGGTACATAGTTGTTGTATATACTGATCTCCGTCAATCAGTCACATGGAAAGTAATGGCATCAGAGGCTGGGGGTCGCTTGGAAGCAAAACAAGTTCAGACTTTCTGGGTCACGATATCTACTCCTACAATGCACAATGCATAACGAATCACTATGATGGCTCCATTGATGCCCCACAAAAGTCTAGTGTGTTATATGACAAGGGACATATTAAACATGAACTATTCCATATATTTCTACTTTTGTTATCTCTAGCATTGACACTTCATAACTATTTCAATGCAGTTCTCATCTTTAATTAAAGTTATAAATGACTAtcttaaagaaaatatttttttgatttTAAAGAATAAGTGCATTTGCTCAAGATTTTTAATGCAGTTCCTTGAGCTGTTTAACACTGCAGATTACGGTAATCAAAAACAGCACAGATCAAACAAACAGTGGTGCTCTGGACTGATACAGACTCTCTTTCTACACTCAACCCCCTGCCGCATGGCTATTCAGAACATCTATTAcctcttttacattttaaaaaaatatttcacttAATTGCATTCAAACCATTAACATCATTTACAATTGGGCACAAATAATCTTCTCATATGGGAAGAATGGCCCCTAGAACGGGCAGCCCCAAACTTCCTTGATTCCAGGTCCTACATAATTTCAGAAAAACGACATaatattttgcaaaataataCTTTATTTCATACCAATAGTTCACAACTGTTGCTGTGCTCAGTGTTGACTGCTGGTGCTATGTGCACTCCACAGAGATctactttaaattttaaatggtTTCTAAAAATTGATGGGATGAAAGTACTTTGAGTGAGGGTGGGAATGCATTCTACACTGGAAAATTTTCATCTGTATGTATGATATActattttgaaatatatttgtaaagcatcttaaagccctaaatgattgtatgtaaatctggcaaataaatagatgaataaaTACATTGAGGATACCCACTAGAATATTCACTGATATTTTGTACCTGAAACCAAAATTCAGGCCCTACCTGCTTAAACACCTTGTGCCAAGTGATGATCTCCTCATTAATGGTGAACTGTCTGCCACCCCATGGATCCATCCTCCCTACCTTCACCTTCATGAAAGAACGATTTGGGAAAGTAACCCAGTTTATAAGATCAAATCCACTTTCTAATTCACCTTTCTCATTCAGAGACACCAGGTCACCAATACTGTTATTAAAAAAGATTCTCCTCAAGAAGTGATGAAGCTAAATTTGAAAAAGTAAAATCagtttaagaaaaatagagaaaagacAATAAGGTTTTTTTTACTCCAtcattgtttctttctttgttttgatgATAactatattccacctttccatcCATCAGGCTCTACAAGACtatttaaaaacaatataaagtCAATAGTTACAATTAAGAGTATATGCCAATGAGAAAATTCAGTTCTTTTGTCAAAAGCAACCAATAAAGATTatttgcaaagagagagagagagagaataagacgAAAAGAGAAACCTCATTTCAGACCCTGACTCAGTGCTTTGCAATGTAGCTGATTTGGAGACTTCTCAATTTGACTCAGGAAATGGGGGCATCTGCTTCATTTTGCCATCCATTCACTTCTGAGAAATCATAAAATCTATAGAATTTCCTTTTAACAAATAAAAGGATAGAATTTGAAGGTATAATAGTTGGTAAGCCTGCCAAATTACTGATCATCAGGACTAGGGATTTTCATGCTAGACACCTCTAAACTTTAATCACATTTTAATGTACATTTATAAGCACCATTCAAAATGtttgttttgacctttaaagtcctaaacagcttttgccctgtatacctgaaggagtttcTCCACCCTCGTTGttcacccagacactgaggtccacctctataggccttctggtagttccctcattaCCAGAAGTGAAATTACAAGGAACAAGACAGAATGACTTCTCGGTAGTCACAtccaccctgtagaatgccctctcatcagatgtaaAAGAGTATAAAAAACCATATAAGTTGATGTAGATATTTGAAGGAAGCCCTATTTCAGTAAGCTATTAATGGTTGATGTGTCCGTCCAACCTCAGTATTTTTGTTTGAAgatgcccagagttgctggggtaTAAGAAATATATTATGGTGGTGCTGATAATGGTGCATGGCCAGCCTATCCTATTTCTTGAAATGAACAAAATGAATATGGTGGTGGTCATGAAGATGGTGGTGATGGTGCAGGTTCAGCAAATGAACAAAATGACACTGTGctgctccaccaccaccactaaagCCTAAGTTATGGAGTCACTGCCCCATCGGGTTCCAACACCTGAGGGAGCTGCTTCAGTCTGCTTTATGGGCAGGCCGGCAGGCCCTGGTATTACACATCTTCTCATGATT comes from Podarcis raffonei isolate rPodRaf1 chromosome 13, rPodRaf1.pri, whole genome shotgun sequence and encodes:
- the LOC128398753 gene encoding vomeronasal type-2 receptor 26-like, encoding MFALQATQIPHDYYQSGDLIIGSIVSQSLPFSDFVNFDQHPNEMLFEEPLYKEIASASPTQIDSMKLIDISNLGVVIKNYQHVLALVFAVKEINENPRILPNVTLGFHIYDSYFNEKITYQTTLNLLFQVKRMVPNYNCDKQKNLIAAIGGLESETSLYMTTILSNYKIPQLSYFLFGPSLSATNQFPFLYRVVPNEENQYLGIVKLLLHFQWTWVGIFTSDDDKGESFVQLLIPKLSQNGICLGFTDRTPALTDFSQLMDRYQVEADRLCLVNDTKVKTIIVFSETMSILRLIYLLYQVERDNMAETSLGRVWIMTAQWDFPAVQFHRSWSIDIFQGALSFAVHTNQLEDFQNFLKTLNPHSLNQDGFIKDFWQQAFDCLLSDSQVAAESDGICTGKEKLDSLSGPFFEMSMTSQSYSIYNAVYVIAHALHAMYSLNHKKRGVTALPTPQPWQLHPFLRRITFNNSAGDQVSLDERGELESRFDIINWITFPNRSFSRVKVGRIDSWALPEKKFSLHEEIITWHKMFNQMPPSSVCNDNCRPGSVRKKKEGEQFCCYDCDPCPEGKISNKNGMDNCIECPEDQYPNEDQDGCLPKALNFLAYNDVLSITLAFIVFSFSVISALVLVMFIKYHNTTIVKANNRGLSYTLLIALLLCFLCSFLFIGKPQTVTCLLRQTAFGIIFTVAVSSVLAKTITVVLAFMATRPGSRIRNWVGKRLAASIVFSCSFIQGALCTVWLCIDPPFPDLNMESLPKEIVVECNEGSALMFYFVLGYMGLLALVSFVVAFLARSLPNTFNEAKFITFSMLVFCSVWLSFVPTYLSTKGKHMVAVEIFSILASSAGLLACIFFPKCYIIVMKPELNNKEHLARRRK